The genomic interval TTTTTTGTAAGAATTTCGTACTTCTTCCACTGTTATATTTGGTAAATATATATTATAAAAACGTATATATGGTTGTTCCCAAGTATTTTTGAATTCTTCTATAGATATTTCTCGTGCGCCAAATTCTTTTAATATTTCATTTGTTACCAAAAGATTATTCTCAGCAGAGTCATTTATTACCCCAGACCAATCAAAAATTATATTTTTTATCATAAATTTAATTTATTTGCGCCAAAAGTACTATATAATTCTTTCCATATACTTTTGCACATTTTGGACAGGTTGTATAGTAAAAATATATATTTTTTATTTCTTTGTTTTTATTTTTTACATATTCTTCCATTTCCTTTATCCATTTTGGAACATTTTGATATGATCCTTCAAAAACTTTTGTCAAAAATATACCCGTTAGTTTTGTCATTTGTGCACCTGGTACATCTTTTGTAACATCAATGTAAAGATCAGCACCCCAAAGCGATTTTTCATCAGTTATCATAATTTGATTATGCATTTTAGCATCAGCTTTTTCAATTAAATGCATATTTTTTACAATTTTATTTCCCATACCAAGAGGAATATGAAAAAAACTGACAACATGATCTTTGACAAAAATTTTATCATTCCAGATTATTTCTTTTTCTTGCCATAGTTCTAGACTAAATGGTTCACAACAACCAGTAGATTTTACTATTTGTTCATTCATATTTTTACTTGCCCTACCGTTTATTAATAATGTTTTTATTATACATCAAATAAGAAACAGACACCAAACACAACATTATTTAACTTTTGATATAGACATTTTCATCTAAATATGATAACATTTTTTATTATTGGGTCGTAGCCCTACCTTTGCTATTTCTTTAGCTAAAGCTTCGAGAGTTAAAAGGCTACGGTAGGTAGGCAAAAGTGGTTTCATATCTCATCCAAAGTACATTTAAATTTTATTGAACATTGGGTCGTAGCCAAGTGGTAAGGCAACGGGTTTTGATCCCGTCATTCGTAGGTTCGAACCCTACCGACCCAGCCACCCTTCGACAAACTCAGGGTGTCAAAATATCTATTTATTAAATTAATACATTTTTTATAAATATGTCTTATTGGATGTCCTAAGTTTATATAAGGATATTCAATTCGTTCCGCAATATGGGACTCACTCATGATTTCCATTTAAAAATACAAAAATTAATATCAAACACGGAGAGATGCCAGAGTGGTCGAATGGGGTAGTCTTGAAAACTACTGAGCCTTAACGGGTTCCGGGGGTTCGAATCCCTCTCTCTCCGCCAACACAATTTAGTATCGGTGTCAACCCTTTTACCTATGAGAGAAGGGCGACCTTAGTGGTTCGAATCCGTTCTGGCTCGCCATGACAAATCCATATACATATGGATTTTTGTTTTTTTAAAATCAAAAGAGTATTTTTTTATATTTTATGATAAAATATATTAATGTTAATAATAGGTCACAGAGGCGCAATGGGTCATGAACCAGAAAACACACTGGTTTCTTTTGAAAAAGCTATAAAATTTGGCTTAAAAATGATTGAATTTGACGTTTATAAGTGTAAAAGTGAGGATATAGTAATAATACACGACGACACACTAAATAGGACTACAAATGGAAGTGGTTATATCTGGAATAAGACATTAAAAGAATTAAAAGGTTTAAAAATAAAAAATAATATAAAGAGCTCAACTAGTACATCCCGTTCAATTGGACAAGAAATTCCTACACTTATAGAAGCTCTTAATTTAATAGACAGAAAATGCAAAGTAAATATAGAATTAAAAGGTAAAAACACTGCAAAACCAGTATTTGAAATTATAAAAAGACAGATAGAAGAAGAAAAATGGAAATATAGTGATTTTCTAATATCTTCATTTAGTAAAAAAGAAATAATAGAATTTCAAAAATTTACAAAAAAAATAAAAACAGCAATCTGTATTAAAAAAACATCACTTGAAATTATAGAATTTGCAAAAAAAGAAAAACTTTATTCAATTCACCCAGGACTAAAATGTGTAAATGAAAAATTTGTAAATCTAGCACATAAAAATAATTTCAAAATATATGTTTGGACTGTAAATGAAAAAGATGATTTTGAAAAAATGAAAAAAATAAAAGTTGATGGAATATTTACAAATTATCCAGACAAATTTTTAAAAAACATTAAATCAAAATAATATGCAAATAAAAGGCAATAAAATAAATCTCCGACCAATGAAAATTTCTGATGTAGATTCTATTGTAGAAAATATAAATGATAAATTAATAGCACGATACACACAAAGATTACCTTATCCATATTTTAAAAAAGATGCTATTGATTTTATTAAAAAACAAAAAATAGGAAAAGATACAAAATTAAATCTTGGAATACAGGACAAAAAATCAGGAAAAATAATTGGTGGGATAGGACTTGATGAAATAAATCAAAAAAACAAAAGCGCTGTTTTGGGATATTGGCTTGGAAAGAAATATTGGGGAAATAAAATAATGACAGAAGCTACAAAACTAATCATAAATTATGCTTTCAAAAATCTAAAACTTCAAAGAATACAAGCTACTGTAATGCATCCAAATATTGTATCTATGAAAGTTTTGGAAAAAAATGGCTTTAAATGTGAAGGAATACTTAGAAAAAAAATATTAAAAAATAATAAGTGGATGGATATTCATGTTTTTGGATTATTAAAAAATGAATTTAGAAAATAAAATATGTCAGATAATGATAAGAAAAAAATATTAATAACAACATCAACTTTTCCAAAATGGGAAATGGATACAACACCACCATTCGTCTATGAATTATCCAAAAGACTAGTAGATGATTTTCAAATATTTATTTTAGCTCCGTACTCAACTGGCTCAAAAAAATACGAAAAAATTGATGGAATGGATATATATAGGTATAAATACTGGTTTAACTCAAAAAATAATCTATCAGATGGAGCAATACTCCCAAATTTAAAAAAAAATAAATTATTTTATTTACAAATACCATTCTTTTTATTATTTCAATTTTTAGCCATAAAAAAGATAGTAAAAAAAGAAAAAATAAACACCATTCATGCACATTGGATAATTCCACAAGGATTTGTTGCCGTTTTGTATAAAAAAATTATAAATAAAAATATCAAAATACTATGCACAAGTCATGGTGCGGATATTTTTGGTTTACAAAAATTTAATTTTTTAAAAAAATGGATATTAAATAATTGCACAAGACTAACAGTTGTAAGTAATGCTATAAAAAATGAAGCTTTAAAAATTGGAAGTAAAATAAATACTGAAGTTTTACCTATGGGGGTTGATCTTGATATATTTAATCCCAAAAACTATTCAGAAGAAATAAAAAGTAAATATAATATCAATGGTTCATTTTTATTATTTGTAGGTAGATTAAGCGAAAAAAAAGGAATAAAATATTTAATTGAAGCAATGCCAAGAATAATAGAAAAATTTCCTACAACAAAATTATTAATAATTGGAAACGGAGAAGAAAAAAACAAATTAGAAAAATTATCAAAAACATTAAATTTAGAAAATAATATTATTTTTACTGGAGCGATTCATAATTTAGAATTACCAAAATATTATGCAACAGCTGATATATTTATAGGTCCATCAATCATTACTAAAAATGGAGATAGAGAAGGATTACCAGTAACATACATGGAAGCTATGGCTTCTGGATCTGTATTAATAGGAACAAATTTAGATGGAAATTATGATATACTTGATCATGAAAAAACTGGAATAATGATAAAACAACATAATTCTGTAGAGATAAGTAAATATGTTATAGAATTACTAGATAATAAAGACTACAGAGAAAAATTAATTAAAAATTCAATACTTAAAATTGAAAATAATTATAATTGGAAAATTATTTCTAAAAAATATAAAGAATTATTAAAATGAAAGAAGAAAAAGAAATTTATAATGAATTGCATAAAATTTGGGACTCAGGTCACAACTCTGGATCACCAACTTATTTAGTTAGAAAACAATTATTAGACAAACAAATCAAAAAAATATTAAACAATAAAGTTAGTGTCAAAATTTTAGACTTAGGATGTGGAACTGGAGATTATATAAAAACTTTTGAGAAATATAATATAGATTATACCGGATTAGATCTGTCTGATTATGCTATAGAAAAATTGAAACAAAAATATAAATCTTACAAATTTATATGCGATGATTTATTAAAAATTGAAGGTAATTCTAAATATGATTTAATATTTATGAGTGAAGTTTTAGAACACATTGAAAATGAAAATTTATTTTTAGAAAAAATATACACATTATTAAATAATAATGGAATTCTTATATTAAGCGTTCCTTATGATCCTAAATTATGGAATTATTCTGATGAACAAGCGCAACACAAAAGAAGATATACTAAAAAATATTTAAATGATAAATTAAAAGAAAACAAATTTAAACCCATAAATCTAATTTGTTATGGATTTCCATTTCTAAGAATATATTGGTTTCTTACTAAAAATTATAGAAAAAATATACAGACTAGAAAATACAATAAACATTCATTATTAATAAAAATTATCGGAAAAATATTTCTATTAGATAAACTTTTTATTAAAACAAATTATGGAATTGGTCTTATATCTATTTCTAAAAAAAATTAATTTTAATTATATGAAAAAACAAACAATAGCAATACTCTTCGGTGGAAAATCCGCAGAGCACGAAATATCACTCATTTCTGCAAAAAATATTATAAATTCAATAGACAAGGCAAGATATAATACAATTCTTATAGGAATTGATAAAAATGGCGAATGGTTTTTGTGCGACAAAAACAATTATCTTATAAATCCAAATGATCCAAAAAAAGTAAAACTTATAAAATCAGAAGTACCGCTTGCTATAATAGTTGGGAAATATGATAACCAAATAATAAGATTAAAGGATAAAAAATCTATTGGAAAAATTGATGCAGTATTTCCAGTATTACACGGAACATTTGGTGAAGATGGAACAGTTCAAGGAATGCTAAAATTATTAAATCTTCCATTTGTAGGAGTTGATATGACAGGCTCTGCAATTTGTATGGATAAAGATATCACAAAAAGATTATTAACTGAAGCAAAAATTCCAAATTCAAAGTTTATTGTTTTTAAAAATTATGAAAAATCAAAAATAAAGTTTAGTGATATAAAAAAACAATTAGGCATGCCTTTGTTTGTAAAACCAGCAAATGCAGGATCTTCTGTTGGAATAAGTAAAGTTAAAAACGAAATAGACTTCAAAAATGGAATAAATGAAGCATTTAAATATGACAACAAAATATTAATTGAAGAATTTATCAGTGGCAGAGAAATAGAATGCGCAGTACTTGGAAATGACAAACCACGTGCATCTTTGATTGGAGAAATTATTTCTGTAGATGAATTTTATTCTTACAAGGCGAAGTATATTGATGAGAAAGGAGCTATTTTAAAAGCTCCTACAAAATTAAACAAAACAACTCTAAAAAAAGTTCAAAGCTTAGCAATACAAACTTATAAAACACTAGTTTGTGAAGGAATGAGTAGAGTTGATATGTTTCTTACGAAAAATGGAAAAATTGTAATAAATGAAGTAAATACAATTCCTGGATTTACAAAAATATCAATGTATCCAAAACTATGGGAACAAACTGGAATTCCACAAAAAAAACTCATAGACAATCTAATACAACTAGCGATTGAAAGATTTGAAAATAGTAAAAAGATAAAAACTACTTTTGATTAATTAATATGCTATAATAAAGCTATAAATTATAATTAAAAACACTATGGAAAAAGTAATAACAAAAAATAAAAATATAACAAACAATATAAGTGGAGCAATATCTGAAACTTTTATATTTATTGGATTATCTCTTATAGCATTTTTTACACCAATAATATTGCGACATCCTCAAATGTTAATTGGGATTATAGTAAATATGATGCTTATAAAAGGAGCTTTGACTTTGAAGCAAAACAAATTAATAGCTCTTAGCATATTTCCATCACTTGGAGTACTAGCATCAGGAATATTATTCGGAAATCTTACAAATTTTATAATTTATCTTATTCCATTTATTTGGATATCAAATTATATTCTTACTTATATTATTAAAAAATTTGCAGACAAAAATTATTTTAGAGCAATTGTATTATCAACATTTTTAAAAACAACATTTTTGTTTTCTATAACATTTTTGCTTTTTAGTTTAAATATACTACCAAAAATATTTTTGGTAAGTATGGGTTATATGCAATTTGTTACAGCAATGATAGCGGGAATAATAATATTTTTTGAATTAAAAACAGAAAAATGGCTAAAAAAGAAAAATTAATAATAAATAGTTTTCACGAAATTCAAGACAAAAATGGTTTTATATCTGAACAAGATATAAAAAATGTTGCAACTGAATTTCACAAATCTGATGCTGAAATATACGAAGCAATTTCTTCTTATGCAAATTTTAATTTATTCAAATCAAAAAAAAGAATAGTAAAAATTTGTGATAGCCCAAGTTGTCATATAAAAAATGGCGAAAAATTAATAAAAAAAGCATCTGAAATATTAAATGTGAAAGTTGGAAATGAACATGGTAAAGTAATAATAGAAGCATGTCAATGTCTTAGTTTATGCGACAAAGGACCTATTATGATGATAGATAATAAAATTTATACAAAAGTTAGTGAGGAAAAATTAGAGCAAATATTTAAAAAAGAAGGATTAGTATAGAAAAGCAAAAAATTATAAATAAGTAGTCATTTCGAGCGGAGGAACGAAGTCGAAAAATCTCGTAGTTCTGAAAATTTAACTTCAAGACCTCTCCATTTTGTGAGACTCCAGTCGAGGTGACTTCATAATTACAAAAGATTTTTAATTAAAAACATGCAAATACTAAGAAAAATAAATTTTAAAAATTTAGAAAAGGCAAAAAAATTGTCTCCACTAAAATTAATACAAAAAATAAAAAAATCAGGACTTATGGGTAGAGGTGGAGCAAATTTTTCTATTGGAAAAAAATTTCAAATGACAAATCCTGCAAAATATTTGATCTGTAATGCAGATGAAAGTGAACCAGGAAGATTCAAAGACAGATTTATATTAGAAAATAATCCAGAATTAGTAATAGAAGGAATTTATATCGCAATGTATGCGCTCAGCGCAAAAAAATGTTTTATATATTTAAGAGAAGAATATAAGGAATTTAAGGATAAACTTCAAAAAATTATAAACGAAAGAAACGAATTTGATATAGATATCGTAATTGGAGCTGGATCATATATTTGTGGTGAAGAAACTGCAATTTTAAACAGTATTGAAGGAAAAAGAACTGAGTCACGCCAAAAACCACCATACCCATCACAATTTGGTTTATATGGCAAAAAAACTTGTGTAAATAATATAGAAACTCTTACAAGACTTCCCCTTATATTTGAGCATGACTTTGATAAAGATTTATTGCTTTTTTCACTATCAGGAGATATTGCAAAACCAGGTGTCTATGAAGAAAAACAAGGAATCACAATAGGAAGTATTGCAAAAAAATATAAAGCAACAAATACAAAGGCAATATTTTTTTGTGCATCAGGAGGGGTTATTCCATTTAATAAAAATCAAATTTTATCATATGAAGAAATAGAAAAAACAGGTGCCTATTTTGAAACAGGAATTATATTTTTGAATAAATCAAGAAGTATACCAGACATATCAAGATCAATAATTCAATTTTTTAATGATGAAAATTGTGGAAAATGCCTTCCTTGTAGAGAAGGAAACTTTAGATTATTACAATTATTTCAAGTAATACTAAAACGTAAATGGAGAAAAGAAGAGTTTGAAATGATAAAAGATTTAGTTGATTTTATACCAAATGGATCCCAATGTGCTCTTGGTAAAAGCTCTACAATACATTTAAAAACTGCTATTAAATATTTTGAAAATGAATTTCAAGAATTAACAAATTAAATACTTAGTTATAAAGCACCATTCCTACGGGCAAGTTATAAAGAAAACATAAACAATAAAACTTTATAACAATAAAACTTTATAACTTTATAACTCCTATGCAAATAACAATAGACGGAAAAAAAATAAATGTAAAAAATGGAATAACTATTCTAGAAGCAGCAGAAAAAGCAGGAATAAAAATTCCAACACTTTGTTATCATCCCGATTTGAAACCAGAGGGAAGATGTGGAATTTGTATAGTTGAAGCAAATGGAAAAATAATGACAAGTTGCAATAACAAAGTTTCTAATGGAATGATTATACAAACAAATACAGAAAATATAAAAAAACAAAGAAAAATAAATGCTCAACTTATTGGTTGTAATTTCGAAAAAGAAGAAGAATTTAGAAAATGGCTCGCACTTGAAGAACTCCCAGATATAGATGAATTAAAATTCAAATCAAAACCATCAGAATTAATTGATGAATCCTGTCATGATATAGTCATGGATTTTACAAAATGTATAATGTGCGGAAGATGCGTACAAAAATGTCGCGACTTACAAACTGTAAATGCAATTTGTTATTCCAAAAGAGCAAATGGAACAATAGTAGGAAAATCTCTAGGTAAAAAATTAATAGAAACAACTTGTGTTGGTTGTGGACAATGCTCACTTGTTTGTCCAACAGGAGCAATAAAAGAAAAAGAATATATAGA from Patescibacteria group bacterium carries:
- a CDS encoding NAD(P)H-dependent oxidoreductase subunit E; this translates as MAKKEKLIINSFHEIQDKNGFISEQDIKNVATEFHKSDAEIYEAISSYANFNLFKSKKRIVKICDSPSCHIKNGEKLIKKASEILNVKVGNEHGKVIIEACQCLSLCDKGPIMMIDNKIYTKVSEEKLEQIFKKEGLV
- a CDS encoding NADH-ubiquinone oxidoreductase-F iron-sulfur binding region domain-containing protein, translated to MQILRKINFKNLEKAKKLSPLKLIQKIKKSGLMGRGGANFSIGKKFQMTNPAKYLICNADESEPGRFKDRFILENNPELVIEGIYIAMYALSAKKCFIYLREEYKEFKDKLQKIINERNEFDIDIVIGAGSYICGEETAILNSIEGKRTESRQKPPYPSQFGLYGKKTCVNNIETLTRLPLIFEHDFDKDLLLFSLSGDIAKPGVYEEKQGITIGSIAKKYKATNTKAIFFCASGGVIPFNKNQILSYEEIEKTGAYFETGIIFLNKSRSIPDISRSIIQFFNDENCGKCLPCREGNFRLLQLFQVILKRKWRKEEFEMIKDLVDFIPNGSQCALGKSSTIHLKTAIKYFENEFQELTN
- a CDS encoding glycerophosphodiester phosphodiesterase family protein, encoding MLIIGHRGAMGHEPENTLVSFEKAIKFGLKMIEFDVYKCKSEDIVIIHDDTLNRTTNGSGYIWNKTLKELKGLKIKNNIKSSTSTSRSIGQEIPTLIEALNLIDRKCKVNIELKGKNTAKPVFEIIKRQIEEEKWKYSDFLISSFSKKEIIEFQKFTKKIKTAICIKKTSLEIIEFAKKEKLYSIHPGLKCVNEKFVNLAHKNNFKIYVWTVNEKDDFEKMKKIKVDGIFTNYPDKFLKNIKSK
- a CDS encoding glycosyltransferase translates to MSDNDKKKILITTSTFPKWEMDTTPPFVYELSKRLVDDFQIFILAPYSTGSKKYEKIDGMDIYRYKYWFNSKNNLSDGAILPNLKKNKLFYLQIPFFLLFQFLAIKKIVKKEKINTIHAHWIIPQGFVAVLYKKIINKNIKILCTSHGADIFGLQKFNFLKKWILNNCTRLTVVSNAIKNEALKIGSKINTEVLPMGVDLDIFNPKNYSEEIKSKYNINGSFLLFVGRLSEKKGIKYLIEAMPRIIEKFPTTKLLIIGNGEEKNKLEKLSKTLNLENNIIFTGAIHNLELPKYYATADIFIGPSIITKNGDREGLPVTYMEAMASGSVLIGTNLDGNYDILDHEKTGIMIKQHNSVEISKYVIELLDNKDYREKLIKNSILKIENNYNWKIISKKYKELLK
- the ddlA gene encoding D-alanine--D-alanine ligase yields the protein MKKQTIAILFGGKSAEHEISLISAKNIINSIDKARYNTILIGIDKNGEWFLCDKNNYLINPNDPKKVKLIKSEVPLAIIVGKYDNQIIRLKDKKSIGKIDAVFPVLHGTFGEDGTVQGMLKLLNLPFVGVDMTGSAICMDKDITKRLLTEAKIPNSKFIVFKNYEKSKIKFSDIKKQLGMPLFVKPANAGSSVGISKVKNEIDFKNGINEAFKYDNKILIEEFISGREIECAVLGNDKPRASLIGEIISVDEFYSYKAKYIDEKGAILKAPTKLNKTTLKKVQSLAIQTYKTLVCEGMSRVDMFLTKNGKIVINEVNTIPGFTKISMYPKLWEQTGIPQKKLIDNLIQLAIERFENSKKIKTTFD
- a CDS encoding GNAT family protein, which codes for MQIKGNKINLRPMKISDVDSIVENINDKLIARYTQRLPYPYFKKDAIDFIKKQKIGKDTKLNLGIQDKKSGKIIGGIGLDEINQKNKSAVLGYWLGKKYWGNKIMTEATKLIINYAFKNLKLQRIQATVMHPNIVSMKVLEKNGFKCEGILRKKILKNNKWMDIHVFGLLKNEFRK
- a CDS encoding class I SAM-dependent methyltransferase; its protein translation is MKEEKEIYNELHKIWDSGHNSGSPTYLVRKQLLDKQIKKILNNKVSVKILDLGCGTGDYIKTFEKYNIDYTGLDLSDYAIEKLKQKYKSYKFICDDLLKIEGNSKYDLIFMSEVLEHIENENLFLEKIYTLLNNNGILILSVPYDPKLWNYSDEQAQHKRRYTKKYLNDKLKENKFKPINLICYGFPFLRIYWFLTKNYRKNIQTRKYNKHSLLIKIIGKIFLLDKLFIKTNYGIGLISISKKN